In the Leishmania donovani BPK282A1 complete genome, chromosome 29 genome, one interval contains:
- a CDS encoding proteasome regulatory non-ATPase subunit, putative — translation MGSKGEEVAVDVPSKDPQKDATINEKKKKENEHKMSEEDMRIKEEVELLVTRAADSDVDIAKIAVERLVDLLRTSSSGSLAAVPPPLKHVRALYPELEAALKSSQNPSVSRRLHDLLSFISMTLEPNNGGRTLLEHKLKGTKNDLAQWGHEYLRFLAGAIGEEWRERPNSKESTEHLNGFVDQIVSYMLAHQDEATAIDLLMEIDGVTRILPLVEASNYKRIANYIAAISKYLTRPSDSEALRTVYDIYKKMQAYPDAALTALRLNDRDLVAELFSECKSKPERLQMALLCARQKCFLDLDSEEDELLQDANGNMSLSQLYRHTAQEFDSMAPKTLEEVFKMSPDEKSGPKDLQNNLVCAFVSGLANCGYGTDKFLSDTPAFFFDQREDRIISTTAALGLLHLWDHTEGLQQIDKYFYSESTYVKAGACLASGIVMCGVKNPFDPALGLLSEQINARETEVAIGAILGLGYAYAGTRKEDVKELLIPLLADSEQKLLVQCMAAYALATVFVASADEDISETMMNCLMEVPENKLKEPYVRYLILALGCMFLGRQEAADTLLDATRALPVAIQRYTEIVVRSCAFAATGNVVVIQSLFHVIAENDEAPENDEEKNDDESREGNASEEAAAKPEEEKTAPLNHKAAAVLGIGLVAVGEDLGMEMTKRAIIHSLLADTVSKGKDPMSGRCAVPLVYALLSAGNPNMPVVETLNRLAHDSDLPTATNAITAMGIVAAGSNNARVATKLHSLSSYYQKPIFAGATFAVRLAEGFCAMGKGHLTLSCLQNDSNVVNMTALMGVLSLLHSSLDLSNTLLGECHYMFYAITPSISPRMMMAVNENMEPVDSVLVRVGLPVDTVALPGNPKTITGFQTQKTPVLLSATDKVECADVKYVPVGTVLEGICVVKERPQAE, via the coding sequence ATGGGCTCcaagggggaggaggtggcggtcGATGTGCCGTCGAAGGACCCGCAGAAGGATGCCACCATCAatgagaagaaaaagaaggagaacGAACACAAGATGAGTGAGGAGGACATGCGCatcaaggaggaggtggagctgcttGTGACGCGCGCCGCAGACAGCGACGTCGACATCGCCAAGATCGCGGTGGAGCGCCTGGTGGATCTGCTTCgaacgagcagcagcggcagtctGGCGGCtgtgccaccaccactgaAGCACGTGCGCGCCTTGTATccggagctggaggcggcgctcaaGAGCTCTCAGAACCCATCTGTTtcgcgccgcctgcacgaCCTCCTCTCCTTCATCTCCATGACGCTGGAGCCCAACAACGGCGGCCGCACACTACTGGAGCATAAACTGAAGGGCACAAAGAACGACCTGGCGCAGTGGGGCCACGAGTACCTCCGCTTTCTCGCCGGCGCTATCGGTGAGGAGTGGCGCGAGCGGCCCAACAGCAAGGAATCGACCGAGCACCTAAACGGCTTCGTGGACCAGATCGTCTCCTACATGCTGGCACACCAAGACGAAGCGACGGCGATCGACTTACTGATGGAGATCGACGGCGTCACGCGCATTTTGCCCCTTGTCGAGGCGTCGAACTACAAGCGCATTGCAAACTATATCGCGGCAATCAGCAAGTACCTGACTCGCCCCTCGGACAgtgaggcgctgcgcacggtgTACGACATCTACAAGAAGATGCAAGCCTACCCAGATGCCGCGCTCACCGCCCTCAGGCTGAACGACCGCGACCTCGTTGCGGAACTATTCAGCGAGTGCAAAAGCAAGCCGGAGCGTCTGcagatggcgctgctgtgtgccaGGCAGAAATGCTTCCTTGACCTGGAtagcgaggaggacgagctgctgcaagaCGCGAATGGCAATATGAGTCTCTCGCAGCTCTACCGCCACACGGCGCAGGAGTTCGACTCCATGGCGCCTAAGACTCTGGAGGAGGTGTTCAAGATGTCCCCGGATGAGAAGAGCGGTCCGAAAGATCTGCAGAACAACTTGGTCTGCGCGTTTGTGAGTGGACTGGCCAACTGCGGCTACGGCACAGACAAGTTCCTCTCCGACACCCCAGCCTTCTTTTTCGATCAGCGCGAGGACCGCATCATTTCCACCACGGCTGCCCTCGGCCTGCTGCACCTGTGGGACCACACGGAGGGCCTGCAGCAGATCGACAAGTACTTCTATTCTGAGAGCACCTACGTGAAGGCTGGCGCGTGCCTCGCTTCTGGCATCGTCATGTGTGGCGTGAAGAATCCTTTTGACCCCGCGCTAGGGCTGCTCTCGGAGCAGATCAACGCGCGAGAGACAGAGGTGGCTATTGGTGCGATTCTCGGCCTCGGCTACGCCTACGCCGGAACGCGCAAGGAGGACGTCAAGGAGCTGCTCATCCCGTTGCTGGCGGACTCGGAGCAGAAACTCTTGGTGCAATGCATGGCGGCTTACGCCCTCGCCACCGTGTTCGTGGCCTCTGCCGATGAGGACATCTCCGAGACGATGATGAACTGCCTAATGGAGGTGCCGGAGAACAAGCTGAAGGAGCCATATGTGCGGTATCTGATCCTGGCGCTCGGCTGCATGTTCCTGGGTCGCCAGGAGGCCGCGGACACCCTTCTCGacgccacacgcgcgctgccggtggCCATTCAGCGCTACACGGAGATcgtggtgcgcagctgcgcctttgCAGCCACGGGCaacgtcgtcgtcatccaGAGCCTCTTCCACGTCATTGCTGAGAACGACGAGGCGCCGGAGAATGACGAGGAGAAGAACGACGACGAGTCAAGGGAGGGCAACgcgagcgaggaggcagcagcgaagccggaggaggagaagacggcgccaCTGAATCacaaggcggcggctgtgctcGGTATCGGTCTCGTGGCGGTCGGCGAGGACCTCGGGATGGAGATGACCAAGCGGGCCATCATTcactcgctgctggcggatACCGTTAGCAAAGGCAAGGATCCCATGTCAGGGCGGTGCGCAGTGCCCCTGGTCTacgccctcctctctgctgGAAACCCCAACATGCCGGTTGTGGAGACGCTGAACCGACTCGCCCACGACTCGGACCTGCCGACGGCCACCAACGCCATTACGGCGATGGGCATCGTCGCGGCTGGAAGCAACAACGCCCGCGTCGCCACGAAGCTGCACAGCCTCTCCTCTTATTATCAGAAACCCATTTTTGCCGGGGCAACCTTTGCGGTGCGCCTGGCCGAAGGTTTCTGCGCGATGGGTAAGGGCCACCTTACCCTCTCCTGCCTGCAGAATGACAGCAATGTGGTGAACATGACGGCACTGATGGGTGTGCTGAGCCTGCTCCACAGCTCTCTGGATCTGTCAAACACGCTGCTTGGTGAATGCCACTACATGTTCTACGCCATTACCCCTTCCATTAGCCCACGCATGATGATGGCCGTCAATGAGAACATGGAGCCTGTGGACTCGGTGTTGGTGCGTGTCGGTCTGCCGGTGGACACGGTGGCCCTGCCGGGCAATCCGAAAACCATCACCGGCTTTCAAACTCAAAAAACGCCGGTGCTTCTCAGCGCGACAGACAAGGTGGAATGCGCTGACGTCAAGTACGTGCCTGTTGGGACGGTGCTGGAGGGTATTTGCGTCGTCAAGGAGCGGCCTCAGGCGGAGTAG
- a CDS encoding DNA-directed RNA polymerase I-like protein: MKLEIVECVKNEHAAGETLTFQLSEVDSSFANALRRVMLAEIPTLAIEYVTIRQNTSVLPDEMIAHRLGLVPLFSEKAKRLNFPQDCGCGGSGCPDCQITGSLKVQCPPNQHSKQVFIGDSLQIDDAEVYPVSAEEHGIWLVTLGRSQVLDLHVVIRKNIAKTHAKFMPVATVAMRYAPEIILNPNGFQTLGKAKAREWVARCPRNVFRFVERTGQVEVQDEDACIFCRECTSQEPPFDRLPEPLVFVRQKKNKMGYFDFTFTVESTGVLPVLQIVYDAVTVVRRKLQRVSEGLMKDPNADGVKTRTIGQSTTAPVVPNADAVRKGAEEDNLDFTMQ; this comes from the coding sequence ATGAAGCTGGAGATTGTCGAGTGCGTGAAGAACGAGCACGCCGCGGGCGAGACTCTCACGTTTCAGCTCAGCGAGGTGGACAGCTCTTTTGCCAACGCGCTGCGACGTGTCATGCTGGCGGAGATTCCGACGCTCGCCATTGAGTATGTGACGATCCGCCAGAACAcgtcggtgctgccggaTGAAATGATCGCTCACCGGCTTGGCCTtgtgccgctcttctccgagaaggcgaagcgcTTAAACTTTCCGCAAGATTGTGGCTGTGGCGGGAGCGGGTGCCCAGACTGCCAGATTACTGGTTCGCTGAAGGTGCAGTGCCCGCCGAACCAGCATAGCAAGCAGGTGTTCATTGGCGATTCTCTGCAGATCGATGACGCCGAGGTGTACCCGGTGAGTGCGGAGGAGCATGGCATTTGGCTTGTGACGCTGGGACGCAGCCAGGTGCTGGATCTGCATGTCGTAATTCGTAAGAACATTGCCAAGACGCACGCCAAGTTTATGCcagtggcgacggtggcgatgcgCTACGCTCCTGAGATCATTCTCAACCCCAACGGGTTCCAGACCCTCGGGAAGGCGAAAGCGCGTGAGTGGGTGGCCCGCTGCCCGCGGAACGTCTTTCGGTTTGTCGAGCGCACTGGCCAGGTGGAGGTGCAAGACGAGGACGCCTGCATCTTCTGCCGCGAGTGCACGTCGCAGGAGCCCCCGTTCGACAGGCTTCCCGAGCCGCTCGTGTTTGTGCGGCAGAAGAAGAACAAGATGGGCTACTTCGACTTCACCTTCACAGTGGAGTCGACCGGGGTGCTACCGGTGCTGCAGATTGTGTACGATGCCGTGACGGTGGTGCGCAGGAAACTGCAACGGGTGAGTGAGGGCCTCATGAAGGACCCGAACGCGGACGGTGTAAAGACCCGCACGATTGGCCAGTCCACGACCGCCCCGGTCGTGCCAAACGCGGATGCCGTGCGGAagggcgcggaggaggacaacCTTGATTTCACCATGCAATAA